The genomic stretch GCCTTAGCCGCAGCACTTAAAGCGGATGAATGCCAAATCTACACTGACGTTGACGGCGTTTACACTACCGACCCTCGCGTGGTGCCAGAAGCCCGTCGCTTAAAGTCGATTACTTTTGAAGAAATGCTTGAGCTTGCCAGCCAAGGCTCAAAAGTATTACAAATCCGCTCAGTCGAATTTGCAGGTAAATACAAAGTAAAACTACGTGTGCTCTCAAGCTTTGAAGAGGATGGCGAAGGCACACTCATCACTTTTGAAGATCCCGAAAACAAGGACAGCAACATGGAACAACCAATCATCTCAGGCATCGCATTTAACCGAGACGAAGCAAAAATCATGGTACTCGGTGTGCCAGACAAACCAGGCATCGCTTACCAAATCTTAGGTCCAGTAGCAGATGCAAAAATTGACGTCGATATGATTATCCAAAACATGGGTGCAGACGGCACAACGGACTTTACATTTACTGTGCACAAAAACGATATGACAAAAGCACTTGGTATCCTTAACCAAGTACAAGCGCACATCGGCGCACGTGAAATCCGCGGCGATGACAAAATCGCTAAAGTATCTATCGTTGGCGTTGGCATGCGTTCACACGTTGGCATCGCAAGCCAAATGTTCCGCACACTTGCTGAAGAAGGCATTAACATCCAAATGATTTCAACCAGCGAGATTAAAATCGCGGTTGTGATCGACGAGAAATACATGGAACTCGCGGTTCGTGTGCTTCATAAAGCGTTTGAGTTAGAAGAAGCTTAGATTGATTTTTAAGGCGTAATCGAGTATTGTTACGCCCTCGCAACACAGCAACAAAACGGAGAGCTGGCCGAGTGGTCGAAGGCACTTCCCTGCTAAGGAAGCATACGGGCTTAAATCTGTATCGAGGGTTCGAATCCCTCGCTCTCCGCCAAACAATGGCTGTTTTATCATTAAATTAAGTTTTTCTACTGGAATTAAACTTAACTTCACGTATAATTCAGGCCTTGCGCGCCCGTAGCTCAGCTGGATAGAGTACTTGGCTACGAACCAAGGGGTCAGGAGTTCGAATCTCTTCGGGCGCACCATACAATTAAAAGGCTTACAGTTTTATGCTGTAGGCCTTTTTTGTTTCAATCTTATACTTTTAGCCTCTACCTTTTCTGAGTAAAATCGTTATTAAAATAGCATCTAGCAAAGGTCATTCGTGAAAATTTTATTGGTAGAAGATGATGCAGCACTTGGCCATGCGATGAGCGTTTCACTCAATCGAGCTGGCTATCATGTTAATTGGGCGCATGAGGGTCATGAAGCAGATGTTGCACTTCATGAACAGCTATTTGACGCGGTGATTCTAGATTTGGGCCTACCTAAAATTGATGGATTTGAGGTCTTGAGAAGAATGCGCGGTCGCATGATAATGTCGCCCGTGATTATTTTGACGGCGAGAGATGATTTGGATGACCGAGTTAAAGGACTGGACTTGGGCGCAGATGACTATTTGACCAAACCGTTTAAGTTACCTGAGCTTGAAGCGCGCTTACGGGCTCAAATAAGACGTAACAACGCCACACTTGCCTCCACCATTGAATATGGTCCTTTATTACTCAATATCACAGACAAAATGCTGATGGTAAACGGCAATCAAATGCTGCTCTCACCACGTGAGTTTAGCGTGCTTGAAATGCTACTCTCTCGTGTTGGCCGAGTCGTTAGCAAAGAGGCGATTGTAGAAACCCTATGTAAATGGGATGAAGGTGTTGGCAATAATGCAATTGAAGTTTATATACACAGAATTCGGAAAAAATTAGAACCTATCGGTATTAATGTATTAACAATCCGTGGCTTGGGATACTTACTGCAAAAAGCGCAATCTTAAAATGAAAAAGTATTCATCATTAAGAAAAAAACTGTTGCGCGTTTTAGTGCCGCCATTGCTGATTCTAATTTTGCTTGTCTCATCGATTTTATTTCGTTTTGCTATCGTGGAGCAACGGGATGCTTTTGATAATGCACTTTATGACTCGGCCTATTCAATTTATCAATTACTTCAAAAGTCTGAAGATTCTATTGAAAAATTATCTCTTCCAAAGAATGAAAAGCAATTCATACTCAACGATCAATCAGACGTGATTTTTTATAATGTTGCTGATGTTCACGGCAAAATTATAAATGGCGAAACGGATGAGGGTCTGACGCCATTATTAAACACCCAAACCGCGACACCAAGTTTCCGATATGGTGTTGTCAAAAAACTAAAAGTTCGCATTGTTTCGACCCTAGTGAATATCGAAAAAAATGGCACAACTTTGCCGGTATATATTCAAGTAGCGGAAACTTTAAATAAGCGTGAGGCGCTGGCTAGCCACGTATTGATTGATATTATCGTTCCTCAGTTGCTGTTACTGCTTTGTACCTTAGGCATTATTTGGTTTGGGGTTGAACGTGGCTTACAACCATTATTTGACTTACAAACTGCAGTATCTAAAAGATCCTCACTTGATCTGAGTGAGATTGACATGCCAGATGTGCCAACAGAAGTGATGATCCTAGTTAATTCTGTCAATACA from Candidatus Methylopumilus turicensis encodes the following:
- a CDS encoding aspartate kinase, whose translation is MALIVQKYGGTSVGSPDRIKNLARRVARFKALGHQIVVVVSAMSGETNRLINLAKEIMPEPDPRELDVMVATGEQVTIGLTSMALMELGLKAKSYTGSQVRIVTDNAHTKARILSIDEDRIRTDLNAGYVVVVAGFQGVDENGNITTLGRGGSDTTGVALAAALKADECQIYTDVDGVYTTDPRVVPEARRLKSITFEEMLELASQGSKVLQIRSVEFAGKYKVKLRVLSSFEEDGEGTLITFEDPENKDSNMEQPIISGIAFNRDEAKIMVLGVPDKPGIAYQILGPVADAKIDVDMIIQNMGADGTTDFTFTVHKNDMTKALGILNQVQAHIGAREIRGDDKIAKVSIVGVGMRSHVGIASQMFRTLAEEGINIQMISTSEIKIAVVIDEKYMELAVRVLHKAFELEEA
- a CDS encoding response regulator transcription factor; amino-acid sequence: MKILLVEDDAALGHAMSVSLNRAGYHVNWAHEGHEADVALHEQLFDAVILDLGLPKIDGFEVLRRMRGRMIMSPVIILTARDDLDDRVKGLDLGADDYLTKPFKLPELEARLRAQIRRNNATLASTIEYGPLLLNITDKMLMVNGNQMLLSPREFSVLEMLLSRVGRVVSKEAIVETLCKWDEGVGNNAIEVYIHRIRKKLEPIGINVLTIRGLGYLLQKAQS